The Urbifossiella limnaea genome has a window encoding:
- a CDS encoding DUF1559 domain-containing protein — protein sequence MRSPTFRRRAFTLIELLVVIAIIAILIGLLLPAVQKVREAAARAKCANNLKQHALALHGYHDANNQLPPGAQEDVLPVPNPAGNTAFIRGTSWMVFNLPYMEQNALYTRYNFALAYNNPVNAAVGANVVPTHYCPSGPPPSQFLDPNTNLTTNPSTHYYGVMGPAGASNPTANVVNGSTFSYTVGNVGANGAWSAHGMLSQVRQSAGSVSTNRIVRLTDVRDGTSNTIMVGEISVIPLNNVNQYRSWIRGNNGGAGAAKCVSFPPNSTTYNGSNNFNELSFGSNHTGGCNVALGDGTVRFLRNSIDLAIYKASASMNSGEVASLDQ from the coding sequence ATGCGCTCTCCAACATTCCGCCGACGTGCGTTTACGCTTATCGAGTTGCTGGTCGTCATCGCCATCATCGCCATCCTGATCGGGCTCCTCCTGCCGGCCGTCCAGAAGGTCCGCGAGGCCGCGGCCCGCGCCAAGTGCGCGAACAACCTCAAGCAACACGCGCTCGCCCTACACGGGTACCACGACGCGAACAACCAGTTACCGCCCGGTGCCCAAGAAGACGTGTTGCCCGTACCGAACCCGGCCGGCAACACGGCGTTCATCCGGGGCACCAGCTGGATGGTGTTCAACCTCCCCTACATGGAACAGAACGCGCTCTACACCCGGTACAACTTCGCCCTCGCGTACAACAACCCGGTGAACGCCGCGGTCGGGGCGAACGTCGTCCCGACGCACTACTGCCCGTCCGGCCCGCCGCCGTCGCAGTTCCTCGACCCGAACACGAACCTGACCACGAACCCGTCCACCCACTACTACGGGGTCATGGGGCCGGCCGGGGCCTCGAACCCGACCGCCAACGTGGTGAACGGATCGACCTTCAGCTACACCGTCGGAAACGTAGGCGCCAACGGGGCGTGGTCGGCCCACGGCATGCTGAGTCAGGTCCGGCAGAGCGCCGGCAGCGTGAGTACGAACCGGATCGTCCGGCTCACGGACGTGAGGGACGGCACCTCGAACACAATCATGGTCGGAGAGATCTCGGTCATCCCGCTGAATAACGTCAACCAGTACCGCTCCTGGATCCGCGGGAACAACGGCGGGGCGGGGGCCGCGAAGTGCGTCTCGTTCCCGCCCAACTCGACGACGTACAACGGGAGCAACAACTTCAACGAACTCAGCTTCGGCAGCAACCACACCGGCGGGTGCAACGTCGCCCTCGGCGACGGCACCGTCCGATTCCTGCGAAACTCGATCGACCTCGCCATCTACAAGGCGTCCGCGAGTATGAACTCCGGCGAGGTCGCCTCGCTCGACCAGTGA
- the lpxK gene encoding tetraacyldisaccharide 4'-kinase — MRPETFHAIVRGDRSGPLAAAARLGLWAASGPYRLGVWWRNRGYDRGRRPVVRAGVPVVSVGNLTLGGTGKTPCVEYVAGFYRDIGLQAAILSRGYGAAAGPNDEALVLEENLPDVPHLQDADRAAAALRAVEELESEVLVLDDGFQHRRLHRDLDVVLIDATLPPHRDRMFPRGTLREPEANLKRAAVVLLTRCDQAPDADATRTRLTTRFPHLTVATSEHRPIELLGGDVPEPVESLRGKVVAGFAGIGSPPAFRRTLESLGATVADFRAYPDHHPYTRADVDDLRAWAARLPPDALVATTQKDWVKLRLPELAGRPLRAVRVGLAVRDGRDAFEAALARVVTGERPE, encoded by the coding sequence GTGCGGCCGGAGACGTTCCACGCCATCGTCCGCGGCGACCGGAGCGGGCCGCTGGCGGCGGCGGCCCGGCTCGGGCTGTGGGCGGCGAGCGGCCCGTACCGCCTCGGCGTGTGGTGGCGGAACCGCGGCTACGACCGCGGCCGCCGACCCGTCGTTCGCGCCGGCGTGCCGGTCGTGAGCGTCGGCAACCTGACGCTCGGCGGTACCGGGAAGACGCCGTGCGTCGAGTACGTGGCCGGGTTCTACCGCGACATCGGGTTGCAGGCGGCGATCCTGAGCCGCGGCTACGGCGCGGCCGCGGGGCCGAACGACGAGGCACTTGTTCTCGAAGAGAACCTGCCGGACGTGCCGCACCTGCAAGACGCCGACCGGGCCGCGGCGGCTCTGCGGGCGGTCGAGGAACTGGAGAGCGAGGTGCTGGTGCTCGACGACGGCTTCCAGCACCGCCGCCTGCACCGCGACCTTGACGTCGTGCTGATCGACGCCACGCTGCCGCCGCACCGCGACCGGATGTTCCCGCGCGGCACCCTGCGTGAGCCCGAGGCGAACTTGAAGCGTGCGGCGGTGGTGCTGCTGACGCGCTGCGACCAGGCGCCCGACGCGGACGCCACCCGCACCCGGCTGACGACACGCTTCCCGCACCTGACTGTGGCGACGAGCGAGCACCGGCCGATTGAACTGCTGGGAGGCGACGTACCCGAACCGGTCGAGAGCCTGCGCGGGAAGGTGGTGGCCGGGTTCGCCGGGATCGGCAGTCCGCCCGCCTTCCGCCGCACGCTCGAATCGCTCGGCGCAACGGTGGCGGACTTCCGGGCCTACCCGGACCACCACCCGTACACCCGGGCCGACGTGGACGACCTGCGGGCGTGGGCGGCGCGGCTGCCCCCGGACGCCCTGGTGGCGACGACGCAGAAGGACTGGGTGAAGCTGCGGCTGCCCGAGTTGGCCGGCCGACCGCTGCGGGCGGTGCGCGTCGGCCTCGCGGTCCGCGACGGCCGGGACGCTTTCGAGGCGGCTCTCGCGCGCGTCGTAACCGGCGAGCGGCCGGAGTAA
- the rfaE2 gene encoding D-glycero-beta-D-manno-heptose 1-phosphate adenylyltransferase translates to MTDLIDLVHRLGRPRVLVVGDVMLDRYVWGNAERISQEAPVILLRADRREERLGGASSVATMLAALGAETSLVGVVGPDADGLRSRQMLSDLGIDADGVRTDANRPTTVKERYIGRAQAKHPQQMIRVDYEDRSALDAAVERDLAAVLEAKLRATDIVLVSDYDKGVCTPGLLQNLIAAAKARGVRVIADPTRGGDYAKYRGCASMTPNRLEAGLAVGRTIETHADALRAAADLRDRLGLEAGIVTLDKDGMALAHGDGRSVVFPTRPRQVYDITGAGDMVMATLGLALAAGADYDPAIRLANVAGGLEVEKIGVATVSREEILADLFRTAERAPGAGKSLPLPQLLTELDRRRQAGQRVAFTNGCFDVLHAGHVQYLHEARAQADCLVVGLNSDASVRHLKGPTRPVNAADARALVLAGLQDVDYVCVFAEATPLALIRAVRPDVLVKGADYRKDEVVGADVVEAAGGRVHLAGLRPGVSTTTIIDRMRAA, encoded by the coding sequence ATGACCGACCTTATCGACCTGGTCCACCGGCTCGGCCGCCCGCGCGTGCTGGTGGTCGGCGACGTGATGCTCGACCGCTACGTCTGGGGCAACGCCGAGCGCATCAGCCAGGAAGCGCCGGTGATCCTGCTGCGCGCCGACCGCCGCGAGGAACGCCTCGGCGGCGCCAGCAGCGTCGCCACCATGCTCGCCGCGCTCGGCGCCGAGACGAGTCTGGTCGGCGTCGTCGGCCCGGACGCGGACGGCCTCCGTTCGCGGCAGATGCTCTCCGACCTGGGGATCGACGCGGACGGCGTTCGCACCGACGCGAACCGGCCGACGACGGTGAAGGAGCGCTACATCGGCCGCGCCCAGGCCAAGCACCCGCAGCAGATGATCCGCGTGGACTATGAGGATCGCTCGGCCCTCGACGCCGCCGTGGAGCGTGACCTGGCCGCGGTGCTGGAGGCGAAACTGCGGGCCACCGACATCGTGCTCGTGAGCGACTACGACAAGGGCGTCTGCACCCCCGGCCTGCTCCAGAATCTGATCGCCGCCGCGAAGGCCCGCGGGGTGCGGGTGATCGCCGACCCGACCCGCGGCGGCGACTACGCCAAGTACCGCGGTTGTGCCTCGATGACGCCGAACCGCCTCGAAGCCGGCCTCGCCGTCGGCCGAACGATCGAAACTCACGCCGACGCGCTGCGGGCCGCGGCCGACCTGCGCGACCGGCTCGGCCTCGAAGCCGGCATCGTCACACTGGACAAGGACGGCATGGCCCTGGCCCACGGCGACGGGCGTTCCGTCGTGTTCCCAACCCGGCCGCGGCAGGTGTACGACATCACCGGCGCCGGCGACATGGTGATGGCGACACTGGGCTTGGCCCTCGCCGCCGGCGCCGACTACGACCCGGCCATCCGCCTGGCGAACGTCGCGGGCGGCCTGGAAGTCGAGAAGATCGGCGTTGCCACGGTCAGCCGCGAGGAGATACTCGCCGACCTGTTCCGCACCGCGGAGCGGGCGCCCGGCGCCGGCAAGTCGTTGCCGCTACCGCAGCTACTCACCGAGCTGGACCGCCGGCGGCAAGCCGGCCAGCGAGTCGCCTTCACCAACGGCTGCTTCGACGTGCTGCACGCCGGCCACGTCCAGTACCTGCACGAGGCCCGGGCGCAGGCCGACTGCCTGGTCGTCGGACTTAACAGCGACGCCAGCGTCCGACACCTGAAGGGGCCGACGCGCCCGGTGAACGCCGCCGACGCCCGCGCCCTGGTGTTGGCCGGGTTGCAGGACGTGGACTACGTGTGCGTGTTCGCCGAGGCGACGCCGCTCGCGCTGATTCGTGCCGTGCGGCCGGACGTGCTGGTGAAGGGGGCCGACTACCGCAAGGACGAGGTGGTCGGCGCCGACGTGGTGGAGGCGGCCGGCGGCCGCGTCCACCTCGCGGGGTTGCGGCCGGGCGTGTCCACGACGACGATCATCGACCGGATGCGGGCCGCGTAA